From a region of the Acanthochromis polyacanthus isolate Apoly-LR-REF ecotype Palm Island chromosome 3, KAUST_Apoly_ChrSc, whole genome shotgun sequence genome:
- the dennd1c gene encoding DENN domain-containing protein 1B isoform X4, with protein sequence MGSRLKQNPERTFYWFFEATCPVARDKDPGLLFQFPEDFSDEESCQTLPRFCFPYDIQRVRDGVAVQHFTFVLTDLEGCQRFGFCRLTNSTHTCLCILSYLPWFEVFYKLLNSLADYLSKGQTNEMKALLAALYKQPLPLAAGSVTLQMIPYFIAPDPRSLPSIPENRNLTELIVAVDVGNLLQLYASLLFERRILIFASKLSTLTSCVHALSAVLYPMYWQHIFIPVLPPHLLDYCCAPMPYLIGVHTSLSEKVRSRGLEEVVILNVDTNMLETPFDDLKKIPSDVMSELKVCLKRQAVSPGCGVSLAFLKAQALLFGGYRDALQGQKEGEICFCETLFLDHKSPSMKQFLQSAIHLQFFKQFIDSRLDILNKGKEPDDLFEEEIIKCETTAGRGKSYQQLVGNLKKGGGALILNMKSKANMRAKGLAKSGLKNLLMQKLHNEEHKLQRGGSITHRRVQSDCLQSRLPITQHFGKSRPRRPVHKQTPRDKDNMRDTGDTWDGAVSGPVAEDDSELLKDEEEGEDSLLCDPEEMDLLGEIFDTLSSRSSHERGLLYGTRSLDLFGPDSHDFIMKYGPVNPSQESLSLSMSGSESLHSWNLETTEELSDLTEDSDWLCLDTSVPEEEGTESLLTACEKEEQEKGQRQDGEEREDVKVAINGNQEDIDDKNNFKEIKLEEEREKDQERKVSLGEDPASEMAEKQENEGLEEAVGLETEKGTNEMQKIVTREEETQEEESKEVGDSLNKLMKLNTHHPSSAEEQQGHEETANPETTVPPGPQSLAADLKPPTGQDKKSEEATRKEEQEVRQIRSPPKVQSAVERFQSQASGQSFQVKTRTKALAEPGRPVDVFRSRERSQTHPPCDSDVSHTNSRSEAPEEEERPAIKVSELKKRFEA encoded by the exons ATCCTGGACTACTGTTTCAGTTTCCAGAGGACTTCAGCGATGAG GAGTCCTGTCAAACATTACCCAGATTCTGCTTCCCGTATGACATTCAAAG GGTGAGGGATGGAGTGGCCGTGCAGCACTTTACTTTTGTTCTGACTGACCTGGAGGGATGCCAGCGCTTTGGCTTCTGTCGTCTCACCAACAGCACCCATACCTGCCTCTGCATCCTCAG TTATCTTCCATGGTTCGAAGTGTTCTACAAACTCCTCAACAGCTTGGCTGATTACCTCTCAAAGGGGCAG ACCAATGAGATGAAAGCGCTCCTGGCTGCACTCTACAAACAGCCCCTACCGCTGGCAGCTGGATCGGTCACTCTGCAGATG ATTCCATATTTCATTGCTCCAGACCCCCGAAGTCTCCCTTCCATCCCTGAAAAT AGGAACCTGACCGAGCTGATTGTGGCAGTAGATGTGGGAAACCTGCTTCAGCTCTACGCCAGCCTGCTGTTTGAGAGACGCATCCTCATCTTTGCCAGCAAGCTCAGCACT CTGACATCTTGTGTGCATGCGCTCAGTGCTGTGTTATACCCCATGTACTGGCAACACATCTTCATACCTGTCCTACCACCCCACCTACTGGACTACTGCTG TGCACCTATGCCTTACCTAATAGGGGTTCACACCAGTTTGTCTGAG AAGGTGAGGAGTCGTGGGTTGGAGGAAGTTGTAATTCTGAATGTGGATACAAACATGCTTGAAACCCCGTTTGACGACCTTAAGAAGATACCTTCAGATGTG ATGTCCGAGCTGAAGGTGTGTTTGAAACGCCAAGCGGTGTCACCCGGCTGTGGTGTCTCTCTGGCCTTCCTCAAAGCTCAGGCTCTGCTGTTTGGAGGCTACAGGGATGCACTGCAAGGTCAAAAG GAGGGTGAAATCTGCTTCTGTGAGACACTGTTTTTAGATCACAAGTCTCCCAGCATGAAGCAGTTCCTACAGAGTGCCATTCATTTACAGTTCTTCAAACAG TTTATTGATAGTCGCCTGGATATTCTGAACAAAGGGAAGGAACCAGATGATCTCTTTGAGGAGGagataataaaatgtgaaacaacaGCAG gAAGAGGCAAATCATATCAACAGTTAGTTGGTAATTTAAAG AAAGGGGGAGGAGCTCTCATCCTCAACATGAAGTCTAAAGCAAACATGAGG GCCAAAGGTCTCGCCAAGTCTGGTTTGAAAAACCTGCTGATGCAGAAG CTCCACAATGAAGAACACAAGCTTCAGAGAGGTGGATCAATAACACACCGCCGTGTCCAATCTGACTGCTTGCAGAGTCGGCTCCCAATCACACAGCACTTTGGAAAG TCACGTCCACGTCGACCTGTTCACAAACAGACTCCCAGAGACAAGGACAACATGAGGGACACTGGAGATACATGGGACGG AGCTGTGTCTGGTCCTGTGGCCGAGGATGACTCTGAGCTCCTGAAGGATGAGGAAGAAGGGGAAGATTCCCTGCTGTGTGACCCGGAGGAGATGGATCTTCTTGGGGAGATCTTTGACACACTCAGCTCCAGGAGTTCACATGAGCGTGGCCTGCTGTACGGCACTCGTAGCCTGGATCTGTTTGGACCGGACAGCCATGACTTTATCATGAAG TATGGTCCTGTCAACCCCAGCCAGGAAAGCCTGTCTCTGTCTATGAGCGGCAGTGAAAGCCTGCACAGCTGGAATCTGGAAACAACGGAGGAATTGTCAGACCTGACAGAGGACTCTGACTGGCTGTGCCTGGACACCAGCGTACCAGAGGAAGAAGGGACGGAGAGTCTGCTGACAGCATGTGAAAAGGAAGAGCAAGAAAAGGGGCAGAGGCAGGACGGAGAGGAACGGGAAGACGTGAAGGTAGCAATAAATGGGAACCAAGAAGACATAGACGACAAAAACAACTTCAAGGAAATAAAGctagaagaagagagagaaaaagatcaAGAAAGGAAAGTGAGTTTAGGGGAGGACCCTGCAAGTGAAATGGCTGAGAAACAAGAGAATGAAGGGTTGGAGGAGGCTGTGGGACTCGAGACGGAAAAAGGaacaaatgaaatgcaaaaaattgTGACAAGAGAAGAAGAGACCCAAGAGGAGGAAAGTAAAGAGGTGGGAGACTCTTTAAACAAACTTATGAAACTGAATACCCATCATCCCAGCTCTGCAGAGGAGCAACAAGGACATGAGGAAACAGCCAATCCAGAAACTACAGTCCCTCCTGGGCCTCAGAGTCTAGCTGCTGACCTTAAACCTCCCACAGGTCAGGACAAAAAGAGCGAAGAGGCAACAAGAAAAGAGGAGCAAGAGGTGAGACAGATCCGCTCTCCTCCTAAAGTGCAATCTGCTGTGGAGCGCTTTCAGTCTCAAGCGTCCGGCCAAAGCTTCCAGGTGAAGACCAGGACCAAGGCCTTGGCCGAACCTGGGAGACCCGTCGACGTATTTCGAAGCAGAGAGAGATCACAGACTCACCCGCCGTGTGACTCGGACGTGTCCCACACCAACAGCCGCTCGGAGGCACCCGAGGAAGAAGAACGCCCTGCAATCAAAGTGTCTGAACTGAAGAAGAGATTCGAAGCCTAA